The Kitasatospora paranensis genome has a window encoding:
- a CDS encoding amino acid permease, which yields MTSAPQPGQRLLRSLVRTKPVEQSIADTEEPEHALRRSLSALDLTVFGVGVIIGTGIFVLTGTAAKNHAGPAVALSFAAAGVVCALAALCYAELASTVPVAGSAYTFAFSTIGELPAWIIGWDLVLELALGAAVVAVGWSGYVQSLLESAGVTLPHAISGASTGGWSFNLPATLLVAVLTAVILAGMHLSAEVTRVIVGIKVLVVLIVIVAGLFFVKADNYSPFIPRRRPWRKSGGATPLIEALFGYTPTDFGVMGIFTAAAVVFFAFIGFDVVATAAEETRNPQRDVPRGILGSLVICTALYMAVALVVTGMEKYTELSDDAPLSDAFKAVGQHAFADMINVGAVAGLTSVTMILLLGQSRVFFAMSRDGLLPRTFSTVHPRFGTPTKAIVMLGAVVAVLAGLIPLEELSELVNIGTLFAFIVVSIGVVVLRRTRPDLPRAFRCPWVPVLPVLSVLASLWLMVNLPVATWWRFLVWMVIGVVVYAFYGRSHSRMGDPGRARTGTSGPG from the coding sequence ATGACCAGCGCGCCCCAACCCGGACAGCGGCTGCTGCGCAGCCTCGTCCGGACCAAGCCCGTCGAGCAGTCGATCGCCGACACGGAGGAGCCGGAGCACGCGCTCCGCCGCTCGCTCTCCGCCCTCGACCTGACCGTGTTCGGCGTCGGCGTCATCATCGGCACCGGCATCTTCGTCCTGACCGGCACCGCCGCGAAGAACCACGCGGGCCCGGCGGTGGCGCTGTCCTTCGCCGCGGCGGGCGTGGTCTGCGCCCTCGCCGCACTCTGCTACGCCGAGCTGGCCTCGACGGTGCCGGTGGCCGGGTCGGCCTACACCTTCGCCTTCTCCACCATCGGCGAGCTGCCCGCCTGGATCATCGGCTGGGACCTGGTGCTGGAGCTCGCGCTCGGCGCCGCGGTGGTGGCGGTCGGCTGGTCGGGCTACGTGCAGTCACTGCTGGAGAGCGCCGGGGTGACGTTGCCGCACGCCATCTCCGGCGCGTCGACCGGGGGATGGAGTTTCAACCTGCCGGCGACCCTGCTGGTCGCGGTGCTGACCGCGGTGATCCTCGCCGGTATGCACCTGTCGGCCGAGGTCACCCGGGTCATCGTCGGCATCAAGGTGCTGGTGGTGCTGATCGTCATCGTGGCCGGGCTGTTCTTCGTCAAGGCCGACAACTACTCGCCGTTCATCCCCCGGCGAAGACCGTGGAGGAAGTCGGGCGGGGCCACGCCGCTGATCGAGGCCCTGTTCGGCTACACCCCGACGGACTTCGGGGTGATGGGCATCTTCACGGCGGCGGCCGTGGTCTTCTTCGCCTTCATCGGCTTCGACGTGGTGGCGACGGCCGCCGAGGAGACCCGCAACCCGCAGCGCGACGTGCCGCGCGGCATCCTGGGCTCGCTGGTCATCTGCACCGCGCTGTACATGGCCGTGGCGTTGGTCGTGACCGGCATGGAGAAGTACACCGAGCTGTCCGACGACGCGCCGCTGTCGGACGCGTTCAAGGCGGTCGGCCAGCATGCGTTCGCCGACATGATCAACGTCGGGGCGGTCGCGGGCCTCACCTCGGTCACCATGATCCTGCTGCTCGGCCAGAGCCGGGTGTTCTTCGCGATGAGCCGCGACGGCCTGCTGCCCCGGACCTTCTCCACCGTCCACCCGCGGTTCGGCACGCCCACGAAGGCGATCGTGATGCTGGGTGCGGTGGTCGCCGTGCTGGCCGGCCTGATCCCGCTGGAGGAGCTGTCCGAGCTGGTCAACATCGGCACGCTGTTCGCCTTCATCGTGGTGTCGATCGGCGTGGTGGTGCTCCGGCGGACCCGCCCCGACCTGCCGCGCGCGTTCCGCTGCCCCTGGGTGCCGGTGCTGCCCGTGCTGTCCGTGCTGGCGAGCCTCTGGCTGATGGTCAACCTGCCGGTCGCCACCTGGTGGCGCTTCCTGGTCTGGATGGTGATCGGCGTGGTCGTGTACGCCTTCTACGGGCGGTCGCACAGCCGGATGGGCGATCCCGGCCGCGCCCGCACCGGGACGTCCGGGCCGGGCTGA
- a CDS encoding DUF2511 domain-containing protein: protein MARVDRAVRRPAPAYRTAVIGAAVVVVLGAGGWFFLSEDGHSRSVSASSVSPWPFTVGSGTLRCRSGSLLTFASGGTEYGLDATAQDAGYAAPLPVWAAAPGGGGLHMDLRPAIDAARALC, encoded by the coding sequence ATGGCCAGAGTGGACAGGGCGGTCCGCAGACCGGCCCCGGCCTACCGCACGGCGGTGATCGGAGCGGCAGTTGTGGTGGTCCTGGGGGCCGGAGGCTGGTTCTTCCTGAGCGAGGACGGGCACAGCCGGTCGGTGTCCGCGTCGTCCGTGTCACCGTGGCCGTTCACCGTCGGATCCGGGACGCTGCGCTGCCGCAGCGGCTCGCTGCTCACGTTCGCGTCGGGCGGCACCGAGTACGGCCTGGACGCGACCGCGCAGGACGCCGGATATGCGGCACCACTGCCCGTCTGGGCCGCGGCCCCGGGCGGGGGCGGGCTGCACATGGACCTGCGGCCCGCCATCGACGCCGCACGGGCGCTGTGCTGA